In Plasmodium brasilianum strain Bolivian I chromosome 12, whole genome shotgun sequence, the genomic window GCCCGTTCTTCCACTGTTAGCACGCTTCTTTTTATGCGATACGAAGTACATATCACTGTAGTAGAAAGACAGCACGTGCTCCAGAACAGACAAACTAAAGACGGAAGCCATATCATTTGAAGTGTTATATCCACCTTCCAAAACACTTATTATTGGGAAATGTAATTGATTTTGTAAGGATACAATTAAATTTGTCAAGTAGAAATATGTGgatgtatttttcttaacaAATCCATTGTTAACATAATCTAATTTATGACCATCAAAACCAGCtgataagaataataatttgggtttaaaatgatataaatgaatcaaaatattgttatgaaataattgtaaaaattcttgctcgttcatatttttttttaaggtaacattaattatataaggtTCCAACTCAACTGTATCATAACCAGTTCCAGGATAAAAATAACCATCAAACGCATGAATggaactaaaaaaaatatttttcctgTCATTTTGATCCCTCCATCCTTTCCAACTATATATATCAACATAATTATTaactcttattttttttaatcctaAATTTCTAATAATTTGTTCTGTTCCATTACCATGATGAATGTCAAAATCGATGATTGCAattctttcatatttttcatatttatatttcgcATATGATATACCTATAgctatattatttaaaatacaaaaccCTTGACTTCCTGCTGCTCTATCTTCATCGGTTAAATTAAATTGTGCTGCACCAAATGTTCCTAGGTGATGTCCAGGTGGTCTAACtacacaaaaaatttttttttttttttttttttttgaaatatacataatcaACTGCTTTTAAAACGACACCACTTGCATTTAGTGCACAATTAAAAGAATGTTTATTCACAAATGTGTCATTATCTATTAGTACTAATTTTTCAGTTTTTTCCCTTCCAATACTCATACTACTCCACCTTCTAATGTTATTCCTCACTTCTACATTATCCTTCATGTATACTGTATTACTATAACTTGGTACTTTTTCATTCGATTTACTGTTTCCCTCTGATATTTCCTCACTACGTTTTCTCTCGTAAGAGTATTCCTTACAAGTACGCTCTGTGTGTGAGCCCTCATTGCTTATTTTGGGTTCGTGATAACCATCGTTtgatttttcctttttatgaTAATCATCCTTCAATTTTTCCCTTTCGTTATAaccataattaaatatatttttttcctttgctTCGTCAGCAGTTCCCATCGCGTGTCCTTCCCCAGTATTAGCACCTCTAATATTGTTGTTATCAACATGGACATTCTGCATGCTACCATTTTTCATATCACCACTCACATTATTACTTCCACTCTGAGCATTTTCCCCCGCTCCTTCACACAAGCCTCTAATATCGTCATTGTTTGCCAGCATTAGCAAATGCTCTAAAGCCTTGTGCTCAGTACTACTATTGTTATATTGCGCCGACATggttaaataattttttttttctctttttgttTGTTGTAAAAAGTTGTTATATGTATCatcatattcatttaaagTGCATCTCTTCATTTTATGCAACAACATTTTTAAGTAGGATATGTCATGTACTCTTAAGATATCACTAGCCACAGCTTTTCTTTGAATCCTccttaatttaaaattaacaaatgtATTCATCTTTAATATTCCATGTTTATCTGAAATTAATACATCTAATCTACTAGAATTTTCTGGAAtgttacttttaattttgttccTTATATATGGATAGTCACTTGGTTCTGgtacaaaaatatgttttacaCATTcattagaataaaatatttctaatcTATTATCtttgtttattcttttttttataatataattgtttataaAGTTTacactttttctttttttcactctaatattatttactaCCATATTTTGCTCTCTTTTCCTttccttttgtttttctaCCAAAGCGCAATTCGTATCCAATAACTTTTCATGTATAGTATGCTCATCAACATTTTGACTATAACTTCCTCCCTTAGAACTAATACAACTAATTGATTCATTAGTCTTTGCATTATACCCATTGTACATATTATCTATATCtttataattgtttatatgAAATGAACAGTTTGAAAATccagaattttttttgtttttctttatggAAAACATTTCCTCCTCGAGATATTTTATGtcctcattttttcttttcttattttgtttcttctTATATACATTAGAAATGTGCACGTTCCGACTAATAATGTTATCACACCATTTTATAAACGTGTTTGCACAATTGTACATATTGGCAAAAGAGCACAAGAAATTAAACATGATCTCTTTTTGCacaatataacaaaaaatatatttattataattaaaaaggatCTTTAAAAACTCAAAATTTCCTAGTTCtatgatttttataattacacttataaataatttaacaaCGTTGTGaataaattttctatttgtCTTCTTATTgtaatgggaaaaaaaaaagtcgtCCTTGATGTATTTCTCACtaaaattaatatcattatgaCTAGAGTTATTACGATTAGCGCTATTGCGATTGGCACTATTACAAATGATACTATTATATCTACTGCTATTATGACTACTaccattactattattattactactaccattactattattattactactaccattactattattattactactaccattactattattattactactaccataactaatattattactactattcctgttgtcttcatttttattttcttccatTCTGCCTCTAAACAAAAGAGAGCCATCGTCCCTGCTCCCCTGTGAGCacgcattatttttttcatagaaCAGACTTATATCTGCAGTGATGTCTTTACTGCCAACGTTAGAAGGCTCAATTAGgtctatttcttttcttttttttctagtcAATCCCTCCTCCTCGTTAATCTCTTCTTTATGGTTCAttgttatatcatttttaaccACAACATTCATTTGACTGGTCCCCCTCCTATCTGTATTTGAAATATTGTTATCATTAGCTGTGTTACTGTGGACATGTACATGCGTATCTATGTGTGTGTCTATACGTGTGTTTATGCTTGTGTTCATGTGTGTCCGTGTACGCGTCCGTGcgtttattttctctttttctttaactttttctttttttttccgccTTTTGTGTTGTTCTGCaaggaagaagaaaagaTACTCCACAGTGTTATGaagtagtaataaaaaaatatacttatcaCAATTGTACAATGTGCAGTGCACTGGTAGCTCCGACTTCTCATTGTATGCTATTAAATTGAcgtttaaatttaaaagaagaaaaataatattaagatTTGAAATTAAACAAGCTTTATGTATTAACgtattttcattatcatccctaatattaaaatttattaacttCTTCCATACATCATGCACAAACATTTTATCCTTGCAGTTAACAACTCCCTTTTTTTCACTTAAATTTTTCTGTATATCTCTTAAAACATAATTTCCGTAAATCTTTTCTAAATCTTTTAaggacttttttttttttttattactttttacgAATTCGAAAAAGTGCTCATTTATGTCTTTCCCTAATAAGGGCATGTTATCATTCGAGGGCTTACAATCTTCCTCCTTCAGCTGGGTCAACACAACATCGGCATCTGTACCTCCCTTACCAGTACATAAGCTGGCATTATAGTCCTCCTCACCAATATCCTTATCATCAATGTTAACCTCGTTATCATCACGACTACAGTTCCTGCGAGCAACTACACTTGTATTGATTTGCTTAACACTACTACACAAATGGTCATTCGACATTTTTCCCTTCAGTGTGCACTCTTCATTACATACATCGTAAGGTATAACATCTGcgtgtttttcattttgttcctCATCATATGAACagtaaaattctttttttaaaaattgatcTACTTCTTT contains:
- a CDS encoding histone deacetylase, which translates into the protein MEILKDKRNIRYEYELDKLKKKKKDNLLTLNIINNKISYICYILKSEYRNIINDVNYENKNALETCFYYCKSYICFLLLYYPYIHHYIKCLRNNDLRIYKNFYKHILNLPNNFYTLIFKLRILDEIKAKNCLNSSNDFDDLKKIHQGSNNNDNNKTSSYNNGSNEFSNTDNLSRHNSISVLCDSCKYDSSGRSPLTLCTAYFFDVFSNENFIKILFSRIYIKKYHERIFRILRNVLFYHALPSFSFSRNFFETYHNVKKKRRKKKKKKENNTATNNSNKNGNKNGNKNGNKNGNKNGNKNGNKNGNKNDNKNDNKNDNKNDNSVVEAKYANSLEDEKKNNLLEKEKCTKTLEGKKKKKKSNFKKLYFKTPFFKHVIIPTIYINDYYNNVKTLVKNKLVKVRNRKKRKDKIDNYVLLSDNSGSVSSAKSISCLSNSSDEKEVDQFLKKEFYCSYDEEQNEKHADVIPYDVCNEECTLKGKMSNDHLCSSVKQINTSVVARRNCSRDDNEVNIDDKDIGEEDYNASLCTGKGGTDADVVLTQLKEEDCKPSNDNMPLLGKDINEHFFEFVKSNKKKKKSLKDLEKIYGNYVLRDIQKNLSEKKGVVNCKDKMFVHDVWKKLINFNIRDDNENTLIHKACLISNLNIIFLLLNLNVNLIAYNEKSELPVHCTLYNCDKYIFLLLLHNTVEYLFFFLAEQHKRRKKKEKVKEKEKINARTRTRTHMNTSINTRIDTHIDTHVHVHSNTANDNNISNTDRRGTSQMNVVVKNDITMNHKEEINEEEGLTRKKRKEIDLIEPSNVGSKDITADISLFYEKNNACSQGSRDDGSLLFRGRMEENKNEDNRNSSNNISYGSSNNNSNGSSNNNSNGSSNNNSNGSSNNNSNGSSHNSSRYNSIICNSANRNSANRNNSSHNDINFSEKYIKDDFFFSHYNKKTNRKFIHNVVKLFISVIIKIIELGNFEFLKILFNYNKYIFCYIVQKEIMFNFLCSFANMYNCANTFIKWCDNIISRNVHISNVYKKKQNKKRKNEDIKYLEEEMFSIKKNKKNSGFSNCSFHINNYKDIDNMYNGYNAKTNESISCISSKGGSYSQNVDEHTIHEKLLDTNCALVEKQKERKREQNMVVNNIRVKKRKSVNFINNYIIKKRINKDNRLEIFYSNECVKHIFVPEPSDYPYIRNKIKSNIPENSSRLDVLISDKHGILKMNTFVNFKLRRIQRKAVASDILRVHDISYLKMLLHKMKRCTLNEYDDTYNNFLQQTKREKKNYLTMSAQYNNSSTEHKALEHLLMLANNDDIRGLCEGAGENAQSGSNNVSGDMKNGSMQNVHVDNNNIRGANTGEGHAMGTADEAKEKNIFNYGYNEREKLKDDYHKKEKSNDGYHEPKISNEGSHTERTCKEYSYERKRSEEISEGNSKSNEKVPSYSNTVYMKDNVEVRNNIRRWSSMSIGREKTEKLVLIDNDTFVNKHSFNCALNASAQFNLTDEDRAAGSQGFCILNNIAIGISYAKYKYEKYERIAIIDFDIHHGNGTEQIIRNLGLKKIRVNNYVDIYSWKGWRDQNDRKNIFFSSIHAFDGYFYPGTGYDTVELEPYIINVTLKKNMNEQEFLQLFHNNILIHLYHFKPKLLFLSAGFDGHKLDYVNNGFVKKNTSTYFYLTNLIVSLQNQLHFPIISVLEGGYNTSNDMASVFSLSVLEHVLSFYYSDMYFVSHKKKRANSGRTGSKTPRVIGSITNGRINGCINGRVNGSVTKACGSIIPDQYKETTANTNCLKGAWKDANCANCANCLATRGDMNVKYMKNQNNQKKQNNQNSRKNQKVRRNSFLRFPHISVGKNKIHIMFTNYFTVFKEKTRETENLHLTEQVTEYKNYMKEFDKKENKMKRKVNSLLVKHKLYFENLLNQGNIDFSRMKEIKLPYESYFYQVMSHFKINLVECKNCNNKDTRTLSEEANHYFSTLNSPSDFSNLASDLAQRHPNTKFEFRNLWKPKKS